The following are from one region of the Silene latifolia isolate original U9 population chromosome 9, ASM4854445v1, whole genome shotgun sequence genome:
- the LOC141601913 gene encoding uncharacterized protein LOC141601913, which translates to MDNIGFWNIRGLNKLHKQSEIKRFLSQNNVGLFGLLETKVKSSNWLKVKKNVCDSWSICTNNSHHKGGRIWLIWQPNQYVVDVRYITDQLIHSKVFDKFRNISFFFTMVYGFNKDREREPLWASLGLISRDIDTAWLVGGDFNSLMHLNERVGGSEVTWSDISPMRQMVDQCDLMELKSIGSFFTWNNKHEVGTKVYSKLDRVLINGDWLAKFPECFANFLPEGLFDHCPCLIKFQTRGNRKGVPFKYFNMWAMSEEFLNIVGKTWAQSVDGTPMFRVVKKLKLLKNELKKLDKNNFSDIENLTQVTEVSLREVQQKLIEDPLNKVLCDAEIKCLG; encoded by the coding sequence ATGGATAATATTGGGTTTTGGAATATACGGGGCCTGAATAAGCTGCATAAGCAATCTGAAATAAAGAGGTTCCTGAGTCAGAATAATGTTGGGTTGTTTGGGTTACTTGAAACCAAAGTTAAGAGTAGTAACTGGCTTAAAGTTAAGAAAAATGTGTGTGATTCTTGGTCTATTTGCACTAATAACAGTCATCATAAAGGGGGGAGGATTTGGCTAATTTGGCAACCTAACCAATATGTGGTGGATGTTAGGTACATCACTGACCAACTCATTCACTCAAAAGTTTTTGACAAGTTTAGGAATATTAGTTTCTTTTTTACTATGGTTTATGGTTTTAACAAAGATAGGGAGAGGGAGCCTTTATGGGCTTCTCTGGGTCTCATCAGTAGGGATATTGATActgcttggttggttggtggggATTTTAATAGTTTAATGCACTTGAATGAAAGAGTTGGAGGTTCTGAAGTTACTTGGTCTGACATTTCACCTATGAGACAAATGGTGGATCAATGTGACTTGATGGAGTTGAAGTCCATAGGTTCCTTTTTTACCTGGAATAATAAGCATGAGGTGGGAACAAAAGTGTATAGTAAGCTTGACAGGGTTTTGATTAATGGAGATTGGTTGGCTAAGTTTCCTGAGTGTTTTGCTAATTTCCTTCCTGAGGGACTCTTTGATCATTGCCCTTGTCTCATTAAGTTTCAGACAAGAGGTAATAGGAAGGGGGTTCCTTTTaagtatttcaatatgtgggCAATGTCTGAGGAGTTTCTGAATATAGTAGGGAAGACTTGGGCTCAGTCTGTGGATGGGACCCCTATGTTCAGGGTGGTGAAGAAGTTAAAGCTCCTGAAAAATGAGTTAAAGAAGTTGGATAAGAATAATTTCAGTGACATTGAGAATCTGACTCAAGTGACTGAGGTTTCTTTGAGGGAGGTTCAGCAAAAACTTATTGAGGATCCTCTTAATAAGGTTCTTTGTGATGCTGAAATTAAGTGTCTTGGCTAA